In Populus nigra chromosome 1, ddPopNigr1.1, whole genome shotgun sequence, one genomic interval encodes:
- the LOC133671616 gene encoding ubiquitin carboxyl-terminal hydrolase 8: protein MENGLSEDLSDSTQLPESDNDQRVYFVPYRWWKDAQDATTSDESDGNRGVLFMATPPSSYAGPMKLINSIFNPELAFNLRREENSLQNGESGEVGISGRDFALVSGEMWLQALKWHSDTKVAAKCGKTFSAAEDDMSDVYPLQLRLSVLRETNSLGVKVIKKDNVTELFRRACKIFSLDSEMLRIWDFSGQTALFFINDKTKFPKDCQQQSDQELLLELQIYGLSDSIKCREGKKADMAVQNYNGIHSSGTSTAMNGNAGNTSTSIFRSNSSAFFGRSGEAGSLGLTGLQNLGNTCFMNSAIQCLAHTPKLVDYFLGDYGREVNHKNPLGMNGEIALAFGDLLRRLWAPGATPVAPRTFKSKLARFAPQFSGFNQHDSQELLAFLLDGLHEDLNRVKSKPYVEAKDEESRPDEEVADEYWQNHVARNDSVIVDVCQGQYKSTLVCPDCRKVSVTFDPFMYLSLPLPSTNTRTMTLTVVSADGSIPPSSYTISVPKFGKCEDLIQALSIACSLGIDETLLVAEVYNNRIIRFLEEPADYLSLIRDNDRLVAYRLKKDFDNSPLVVFMHQHMEEHYFHGKLTSSWKAFGIPLVGNVHNFVTGSDIHNLYLQLVAPFRIPPDGTLDNDLDSTTIEEVEGMVDNTGSSPDGDAKPCSAKGVELPSDSELQFYLTDEKGMVKDENIVMNEPVPKIGLHKRFNVLVCWPEKLTKQYDTSLLSSLPEIFKSGFFAKRPQESVSLYNCLEAFLKEEPLGPEDMWYCPSCKQHRQASKKLDLWRLPEILVIHLKRFSYTHSAKNKLETYVDFPVDDLDLSTHLSHKNGQLSHRYMLYAISNHYGSMGGGHYTAFIHYGGDQWYDFDDSHVSPISQEKIKTSAAYVLFYRRVLK, encoded by the exons atGGAGAACGGTCTCTCTGAAGATCTCTCCGATTCAACTCAGTTACCCGAATCAGACAACGACCAGCGAGTCTACTTTGTTCCATAcag GTGGTGGAAGGATGCACAAGATGCAACGACGTCGGATGAATCAGATGGGAATAGAGGGGTTCTGTTTATGGCAACTCCACCTTCATCGTATGCAGGTCCTATGAAGCTTATAAATAGCATCTTCAATCCAGAACTTGCGTTTAatttgaggagagaagagaattCTTTGCAGAATGGTGAAAGTGGTGAAGTGGGTATCTCCGGGCGGGATTTTGCATTGGTTTCGGGAGAAATGTGGTTGCAGGCACTTAAATG GCACAGTGACACTAAAGTTGCAGCAAAGTGTGGAAAAACCTTTTCAGCTGCAGAAGATGACATGTCAGATGTCTACCCTTTACAACTCAGGCTTTCTGTATTGCGAGAGACAAATTCATTAGGAGTAAAAGTTATCAAAAAG GACAATGTAACTGAGCTTTTCAGAAGAGCCTGCAAGATTTTCAGTCTTGATTCTGAGATG CTTCGCATCTGGGACTTTTCGGGGCAGACGgctctttttttcataaatgacAAAACTAAGTTCCCGAAGGACTGTCAGCAGCAGTCTGATCAGGAg CTTCTCCTGGAGTTGCAAATTTATGGATTATCTGATAGCATTAAGTGCAGAGAAGGGAAGAAAGCTGATATGGCTGTACAAAATTATAACGGAATACATTCTTCTGGAACTTCAACTGCTATGAATGGAAATGCAGGCAATACAAGCACCAGTATTTTCCGCAGCAATTCTTCAGCGTTTTTCGGCAGATCTGGAGAAGCTGGTTCCTTGGGATTGACAGGATTACAGAATCTTGGAAATACTTGCTTCATGAATAGTGCCATTCAGTGCTTAGCACACACACCAAAGCTTGTAGACTATTTTCTTGGAGATTATGGTAGAGAAGTAAACCACAAGAACCCTTTGGGGATGAAT GGCGAGATTGCCTTAGCTTTCGGGGATTTGTTAAGGAGATTGTGGGCTCCTGGAGCAACTCCCGTGGCTCCAAGAACATTCAAGTCAAAGCTTGCTCGTTTTGCTCCTCAATTCAGTGGCTTTAATCAGCATGATTCTCAG GAACTCCTTGCTTTTTTGTTGGATGGGCTCCATGAGGATCTGAATCGTGTGAAATCCAAACCTTATGTAGAAGCCAAAGATGAGGAGAGTCGGCCAGATGAAGAAGTAGCTGATGAATATTGGCAGAATCATGTGGCTCGCAATGACTCTGTTATTGTCGATGTTTGCCAG gGTCAATATAAATCAACTCTAGTTTGTCCTGATTGCAGAAAGGTTTCTGTTACATTTGATCCATTTATGTACCTATCACTACCTCTACCGTCAACAAATACCCGGACTATGACTTTGACAGTTGTTAGTGCCGATGGCAGTATTCCACCATCTTCATACACCATTTCTGTGCCGAAGTTTGGAAAATGTGAAGATCTTATCCAGGCTCTAAGCATTGCATGTTCTTTAGGGATTGATGAGACCCTATTGGTGGCGGAG GTATACAACAATCGCATTATACGATTTCTAGAGGAGCCAGCAGATTATTTGTCCTTAATCAGAGATAATGACCGCTTGGTTGCTTATcggttaaaaaaagattttgacaaTTCTCCCTTGGTTGTTTTTATGCATCAGCACATGGAGGA GCATTACTTCCATGGGAAACTTACTTCAAGTTGGAAGGCATTTGGAATCCCTCTAGTAGGGAATGTCCACAATTTTGTCACTGGGTCTGACATTCATAATCTATATCTGCAATTGGTTGCTCCATTTCGGATACCTCCTGATGGTACCTTGGATAATGACTTGGACAGCACTACAATTGAAGAAGTGGAAGGGATGGTGGATAACACCGGTTCCTCTCCTGATGGGGATGCAAAACCCTGTAGTGCAAAAGGGGTTGAGTTACCATCAGATTCTGAACTACAGTTTTATTTAACAGATGAGAAGGGAATGGTCAAGGATGAAAATATAGTAATGAATGAGCCTGTACCAAAGATAGGATTACACAAGCGGTTTAACGTGCTTGTTTGTTGGCCAGAAAAACTGACTAAACAGTATGACACAAGCCTTCTTAGCTCATTGCCTGAGATTTTCAAGTCTGGATTTTTTGCAAAGAGACCTCAGGAATCTGTTTCTCTATACAACTGCCTAGAAGCATTTTTAAAGGAGGAACCTCTTGGACCAGAAGACATGTG GTACTGTCCAAGTTGCAAGCAGCATCGTCAAGCCAGTAAAAAATTAGATCTCTGGAGACTGCCAGAGATTCTGGTTATTCATTTAAAGAGATTCTCGTATACGCATTCTGCAAAGAACAAGCTAGAGACATATGTTGACTTCCCTGTTGATGATCTTGATTTGTCAACGCATCTTTCCCACAAGAATGGTCAGTTATCCCATCGTTACATGCTTTATGCTATCAGTAATCACTATGGAAGCATGGGAGGCGGTCACTACACAGCATTTATCCAT TATGGGG